In a single window of the Bacteroidota bacterium genome:
- the ppk2 gene encoding polyphosphate kinase 2, whose product MIDIAAANGVSVKKVLRTLKYEIELSELQSELVNLQQWIAKNRMRVAVIFEGRDAAGKGGSIKRFKEHLNPRSSRVVALNKPTEVEKGQWYFRRYIKELPNPGEIVFFDRSWYNRAVVEPVMGFCSDEQYQRFMVQVPEFEHLLHEDNVKVVKFWFSISKEEQKKRFDSRLENPLKRWKFSPVDMKGQQLWDRYTHYKEQMFSKTHTNFSPWIIVKTNDKKKARLESIRYVLSQFEYEGKGTSGIQLLPDPNVIVRYHRSAVQIDI is encoded by the coding sequence CTGATCGATATAGCTGCCGCAAATGGTGTCAGTGTCAAAAAGGTACTGAGAACCTTAAAGTATGAGATAGAGCTAAGCGAGCTACAGAGCGAACTGGTCAATCTGCAACAGTGGATCGCCAAAAACCGCATGCGGGTTGCGGTAATTTTTGAAGGGCGAGATGCTGCCGGCAAAGGGGGCTCTATCAAGCGGTTCAAAGAGCATCTGAACCCACGTTCATCTCGGGTTGTAGCGCTAAACAAACCGACAGAAGTGGAAAAAGGGCAGTGGTATTTCAGACGGTACATAAAAGAGCTGCCCAATCCTGGTGAAATCGTCTTTTTTGACAGGAGTTGGTACAACCGGGCGGTTGTTGAGCCGGTGATGGGATTTTGTAGCGATGAGCAATACCAACGGTTTATGGTACAGGTGCCTGAATTCGAGCACTTGCTGCACGAGGACAATGTGAAGGTGGTCAAATTCTGGTTTTCCATATCTAAAGAAGAGCAAAAGAAACGGTTTGATTCCAGGTTGGAAAATCCGCTCAAACGCTGGAAGTTTAGCCCCGTAGATATGAAGGGGCAGCAATTGTGGGATCGCTACACGCATTACAAAGAGCAGATGTTTAGCAAAACCCACACGAATTTTAGTCCCTGGATCATTGTTAAAACCAATGACAAGAAAAAGGCGCGCCTTGAGAGCATCCGATATGTGTTATCCCAATTTGAATATGAAGGGAAAGGGACTTCAGGTATCCAACTGTTACCGGATCCGAATGTGATTGTCAGGTACCATCGCAGTGCAGTCCAAATTGATATCTAG
- the ppk2 gene encoding polyphosphate kinase 2, producing MTTEVITSDKGLTSEKPAKEEKTLTSEEVALLNSKVGLRALFKSRKVNTKKALEETKYEFKLKALQEQLIKLQTWVIKNNKKVVILFEGRDAAGKGGAIRRITEYLNPRQFNIVALDVPTADEKNQWFFQRYISHLPRPGEIVFYDRSWYNRAVVEPVNGFCSEAEYKTFMGQVNNFEEMLIQSDTFLIKFYFSITKEEQARRFVDIKKNPLKRWKMTPVDERAQELWEDYTRFKEAMFKTTHTALAPWVIVDADQKWKARLAAISHILEAIPYEKEQVAVQDVSQDA from the coding sequence ATGACAACAGAAGTTATTACCAGCGATAAAGGTTTGACGAGCGAAAAACCTGCTAAGGAAGAGAAAACGCTGACCAGCGAAGAAGTTGCACTGCTTAACTCGAAGGTGGGGTTGAGGGCCCTCTTCAAAAGCAGAAAAGTTAATACCAAAAAGGCACTCGAGGAAACGAAGTACGAATTCAAATTGAAGGCCTTACAGGAGCAATTGATCAAGTTGCAAACCTGGGTGATCAAGAACAACAAAAAAGTTGTAATTCTTTTCGAAGGACGCGATGCGGCAGGGAAGGGCGGTGCCATTCGTCGGATTACAGAATACCTCAATCCGAGACAATTCAATATTGTAGCACTCGATGTACCCACTGCAGACGAGAAAAACCAGTGGTTCTTCCAGCGATACATCAGCCATTTGCCTCGGCCGGGCGAAATTGTCTTTTACGATCGGAGTTGGTACAATCGGGCTGTTGTCGAGCCTGTAAACGGGTTTTGTTCGGAAGCAGAATACAAAACCTTTATGGGGCAGGTTAACAATTTTGAGGAAATGCTGATTCAGTCAGACACGTTTCTCATCAAATTCTACTTCTCGATCACGAAAGAAGAACAGGCCCGTCGGTTTGTAGACATCAAAAAGAACCCATTAAAGCGCTGGAAAATGACGCCAGTAGACGAAAGAGCGCAAGAGTTGTGGGAAGATTATACGCGTTTCAAAGAGGCCATGTTTAAAACAACCCACACGGCGTTGGCTCCCTGGGTCATTGTAGATGCAGATCAGAAATGGAAAGCGAGGTTGGCAGCCATATCGCACATCCTCGAAGCGATTCCCTATGAAAAAGAACAAGTTGCTGTTCAGGATGTGTCTCAAGATGCTTGA
- a CDS encoding oxidoreductase → MAHTDQVPVDSQFHAKSTGEDVLSDLNLAGKVAIVTGGYSGIGLETTRALAAKGVKVVVPVRSRQKAEANLKDIAGDVEMAEMDLGDLATVHAFGKSMVQVLPRLDFLINNAGIMANPETRIGPGWESQFGVNHMGHFALTKALMPLLEKRPGVRVVCLTSTGHKLSDIRWDDIQFESDNYDKWVAYGQSKTANALFARGLASRLKQSGGQAFSVHPGGIFTPLQRHLPKEEMVALGWIDEDGNPTELAKQGFKTPPQGCSTTLWAATSDLLEGKAGVYCEDCNVAALTDPESPMARYAGVNAYACDSEAAERLWATSEALLDKA, encoded by the coding sequence ATGGCCCATACAGACCAAGTCCCTGTCGACTCGCAGTTCCACGCAAAGAGTACGGGTGAAGATGTACTCTCCGATTTAAATCTCGCCGGCAAGGTGGCGATCGTCACGGGTGGCTACAGTGGCATAGGGCTCGAAACAACCCGTGCTTTGGCTGCAAAAGGAGTGAAAGTGGTTGTGCCCGTCCGCTCACGGCAAAAGGCAGAAGCCAACCTGAAAGACATAGCCGGCGATGTTGAAATGGCTGAAATGGACCTCGGCGATTTAGCTACAGTCCATGCTTTCGGCAAATCCATGGTTCAAGTGTTACCCCGGCTCGATTTCCTGATTAATAATGCCGGCATTATGGCCAACCCGGAAACGCGGATTGGCCCCGGCTGGGAATCTCAGTTTGGCGTAAATCACATGGGCCATTTTGCACTTACGAAGGCACTAATGCCCTTGCTCGAAAAGCGCCCTGGTGTACGGGTTGTGTGTCTTACTTCCACAGGGCACAAGCTCAGTGACATTCGCTGGGACGATATCCAGTTTGAATCCGATAACTATGACAAGTGGGTAGCCTACGGGCAATCGAAAACGGCCAACGCATTGTTTGCCCGTGGCCTCGCTTCAAGGTTGAAGCAATCTGGGGGGCAGGCGTTTTCGGTTCATCCCGGTGGCATCTTCACCCCGTTGCAGCGGCATCTGCCCAAAGAAGAAATGGTCGCGCTGGGTTGGATAGATGAAGACGGTAACCCAACAGAACTCGCAAAACAAGGCTTCAAAACGCCACCCCAGGGATGTTCAACTACCCTCTGGGCGGCTACGTCAGATTTGCTTGAGGGCAAAGCGGGCGTCTACTGCGAAGACTGCAATGTGGCCGCGCTTACAGATCCAGAAAGTCCGATGGCACGGTACGCAGGTGTTAATGCCTACGCTTGTGACTCTGAAGCCGCTGAGCGGTTGTGGGCCACAAGCGAAGCACTGCTCGATAAGGCCTGA
- a CDS encoding T9SS type A sorting domain-containing protein, whose translation MERLISLLLVLVTCNPFASAQVTMQDSLALVALYNATDGDNWGDNTNWLSTRVSLWNGITVEAGRVTEIDFGFNGNSLNGTLPAELGNLDELTMLAMRRNNLQGGIPPELGDLSLLTVLNLEVNSLTGSLPVELGNMTSLEQLSLDNNDLSGSIPASLGDLSYLSILDLAANDFTGQFPIELTQLTNLTELNLAGNNMNGSLPVEIGLLTNLEKIALSANGFSGTIPAEVGNLTNLREIFFEGNRFSGELPPELGNLTELFTFYAQINQLTGPIPPELGNLEKLDLLSLAINRFSGEIPAELGNMTNLRFLILSQNDLTGSIPASLGSLDNLFALDLDANQLTGQIPPELGNMGSLNRIELYENQLTGSIPPELGDIATLEKIWIHENALTGPLPASLSNLSLLEDLRVYANPLSGTIPPSFVSLSALDTFLFDNTALCEAQDEAFQTWLMRIENVESTNCTNVATASADIPLEFALETNYPNPFNQSTRIRYALPQPATVVLSVFDIQGRLVDVLVEAEQAIGWHEVSLDATEMPSGIYFYRLEAGDFRDTRVMHLVK comes from the coding sequence TTGGAACGATTGATCAGCCTCCTGCTCGTCCTCGTCACATGCAATCCCTTCGCTAGCGCGCAAGTGACCATGCAGGATTCCCTCGCCCTCGTAGCCCTGTACAACGCAACCGATGGTGATAATTGGGGAGATAACACCAACTGGCTGTCAACCCGCGTCAGTCTTTGGAATGGCATCACAGTTGAGGCTGGCCGCGTTACCGAAATTGACTTTGGCTTCAACGGTAATTCCCTGAATGGTACTCTCCCCGCTGAATTGGGCAATCTCGACGAATTAACCATGCTGGCCATGCGGCGCAACAACCTGCAAGGCGGGATCCCGCCTGAGTTGGGCGACCTGTCTTTGCTGACTGTGCTCAATCTTGAGGTGAATAGCCTCACTGGTTCGCTCCCAGTTGAACTTGGGAATATGACCAGCCTGGAACAGTTGTCTTTGGACAACAACGATTTATCGGGTAGCATTCCCGCTAGCCTTGGAGATTTATCATACCTATCCATCCTGGATCTGGCCGCCAATGACTTCACGGGTCAATTTCCTATTGAGCTTACACAGCTGACCAACCTTACCGAACTGAATCTCGCCGGCAACAATATGAACGGGTCGTTGCCCGTAGAAATCGGATTGTTAACGAACCTGGAGAAAATTGCATTGAGCGCAAATGGGTTCTCGGGTACCATTCCTGCAGAAGTAGGCAACCTGACAAACCTGCGCGAGATCTTCTTTGAAGGCAACAGGTTCTCTGGAGAATTACCGCCTGAGCTGGGCAACCTTACAGAGCTGTTCACCTTTTATGCCCAGATCAACCAACTCACCGGCCCGATACCACCAGAGCTGGGTAATCTGGAAAAGCTAGACCTGTTGTCGCTGGCCATCAACCGGTTTTCTGGAGAAATCCCTGCTGAGTTAGGCAACATGACAAACCTTCGCTTTCTTATTCTCAGCCAGAATGACCTGACTGGATCTATTCCAGCTTCACTGGGCAGCCTCGACAATTTGTTCGCCCTGGATCTCGATGCAAATCAGTTAACCGGGCAAATCCCACCTGAACTTGGCAATATGGGTTCGCTGAACCGTATTGAGCTCTACGAAAACCAGTTAACAGGCTCCATCCCGCCCGAACTTGGTGACATAGCAACCCTTGAAAAAATCTGGATACACGAAAATGCCCTTACCGGCCCCCTGCCTGCCTCGCTTAGCAACCTGTCGCTACTGGAAGATTTACGCGTGTATGCCAATCCGCTAAGCGGTACCATCCCCCCGAGCTTTGTCAGTTTATCAGCGCTAGACACCTTCTTGTTTGATAACACTGCACTTTGTGAAGCCCAGGACGAAGCATTCCAGACCTGGTTGATGCGCATCGAGAATGTCGAAAGTACCAATTGTACCAACGTAGCTACAGCATCTGCTGATATTCCCCTCGAATTTGCTCTCGAGACGAACTATCCCAATCCGTTCAATCAGTCGACACGCATCCGTTACGCGCTCCCGCAGCCGGCAACTGTTGTGTTGTCGGTCTTCGATATCCAGGGCCGGCTCGTTGATGTGCTCGTGGAGGCTGAACAAGCCATAGGATGGCATGAAGTATCACTCGATGCAACGGAGATGCCAAGCGGCATCTATTTCTATCGACTGGAAGCCGGCGACTTTCGTGATACCAGGGTCATGCACCTGGTTAAATAA
- a CDS encoding helix-turn-helix domain-containing protein, whose translation MICYIITLQTQPQSGESCRAKERLFNVDKSVSEVAHELGFKYPQHFSRLFKKRVGMAPNVFRNRS comes from the coding sequence ATGATTTGCTACATTATCACTCTTCAGACGCAGCCACAATCCGGCGAATCATGCCGTGCTAAGGAACGGCTTTTCAACGTCGATAAATCCGTGAGCGAAGTGGCCCATGAACTGGGATTCAAATATCCGCAGCATTTCAGCCGGCTCTTCAAAAAGCGGGTGGGAATGGCACCCAACGTATTCCGCAATCGGAGCTAA
- a CDS encoding alkaline phosphatase D family protein, giving the protein MMCTEATTPSAKQGIMVGEVTSTTAFVQVRLTSDSPDANGNPTGIPGFVEFTIDTIDDAQAPIITQQIAATAQHDFIARATFDTLKPGLLYRCTTRIGQTSNALVVGPTAIFKTLPGANQQASNSFAVVTGMNYARFHGTDTQNARAPYAGPDKALGYPSLATIESLLPDFFIGTGDNVYYDTPYEGRAETREAMRQKWHEQFAQPRYHQLFAFVPTYWMIDDHDYRIDDADNTGDYAPSPALARQLVFEQLPVVSQGDSTAKNYRTHRINKDLQIWLPENRMYRSPNATPDGPDKSIWGAEQKAWLKQTLLESDATFKLLVSPTPMIGPDDLRKTDNHTNHGGFRHERDAFFAWLQATGLDKNHFYIITGDRHWQYHSVHPTGIEEFSSGALVDANARLGRKPGDPKSTDPEGLIRQPYTQTEASGGFLMVSVSPAPATLTFTWYDEKGAVLHSVSKESKVQPN; this is encoded by the coding sequence ATGATGTGCACAGAGGCTACGACTCCATCAGCCAAACAGGGCATCATGGTAGGCGAGGTTACTTCAACCACAGCATTTGTCCAGGTCCGTCTTACCTCCGACAGCCCGGATGCCAATGGCAACCCGACCGGCATACCCGGTTTTGTCGAGTTTACAATAGATACCATTGATGATGCACAGGCACCAATTATAACCCAACAAATAGCTGCAACAGCGCAACACGACTTTATTGCTCGAGCAACCTTTGACACCCTCAAGCCCGGCCTCCTCTATCGCTGTACTACACGGATTGGGCAAACATCGAATGCACTCGTTGTCGGCCCAACGGCAATCTTCAAAACCTTACCCGGCGCCAACCAGCAAGCTTCTAATTCCTTTGCCGTAGTCACCGGCATGAACTATGCCCGCTTTCACGGCACCGATACCCAAAACGCACGTGCGCCATACGCAGGACCCGATAAAGCCCTAGGCTATCCGTCCCTGGCTACTATCGAATCGCTATTACCAGACTTTTTCATCGGTACAGGTGACAACGTGTACTACGACACCCCATATGAAGGACGCGCAGAAACCCGAGAAGCCATGCGCCAGAAATGGCACGAACAATTTGCGCAACCACGATACCATCAGTTGTTTGCTTTTGTCCCTACTTATTGGATGATAGACGACCACGATTACCGCATCGACGACGCAGACAACACGGGCGACTACGCACCGTCGCCGGCGTTAGCACGACAGCTCGTGTTTGAGCAACTCCCTGTTGTATCGCAGGGTGATAGCACGGCAAAAAACTACCGTACCCATCGCATTAACAAGGACCTACAGATTTGGCTTCCCGAAAACCGAATGTACCGGAGCCCAAATGCAACGCCCGATGGCCCGGACAAATCGATCTGGGGGGCTGAGCAAAAGGCCTGGCTCAAACAAACGCTGCTTGAAAGTGATGCAACGTTCAAGCTTCTCGTGTCCCCTACCCCCATGATTGGTCCTGACGACTTACGCAAAACCGACAACCATACCAACCACGGTGGCTTCCGCCACGAAAGAGATGCGTTTTTTGCCTGGCTGCAGGCAACGGGCCTGGATAAGAATCACTTCTACATTATCACAGGCGACAGGCATTGGCAATATCATTCCGTACATCCAACGGGTATAGAGGAGTTCTCTTCGGGCGCGCTGGTGGATGCGAATGCACGCCTCGGCCGTAAACCCGGTGATCCCAAGTCTACAGATCCTGAGGGTTTGATCAGGCAGCCGTATACACAAACAGAAGCTTCGGGCGGATTTCTGATGGTTAGTGTGTCTCCTGCGCCGGCTACGCTCACCTTTACCTGGTATGACGAAAAAGGTGCAGTTCTGCATAGCGTGTCCAAGGAAAGTAAGGTGCAACCCAATTAG
- a CDS encoding alpha-amylase family glycosyl hydrolase gives MQYAAPSPALYWTLVIALVSLTACRPAESPTLAEPTDWHNEVIYHVMPRSFYDSNGDRHGDLNGFVEKLDYLQELGVTTILFTPLYASEFYHNYFPTDYEEIDPEFGTKDDYLNFVRAVHKKGMKFLMDMETQYAPSGHPWFDESFNNPDSPNSDFIYYTDSLNADPAQLFMPLGTPLHTFRRWPDGEHHIAHLDLNHPRVRQWMHNYYLYWVDPNGDGNFDDGVDGFRIDHIMDDLDYKGIITNMYVDFWQPIFEACRAINPNLFIVGEQSNWEDFGDEMISASGADASFNFQLRFALTGADGIHDMYSNANQSGITIDPDRVHSIVLESQEKFTGTGYAVNFVENHDTYRWASMVEENEGMVRLGAPLTLLMPGIPSIFYAQELGVPGKILHHIKFDADYLPIRDAFPWTTDPDTPGTAAFHKDTGEWWDVSYHNTEAIHSLALSAQQEDPNSVWHLYRSLIALRKAEPAFRQGEYVPVALENKNLLAFKRVHATGEFMVLINLSDEPQPTTEFDFAGWSSVLGSIDDTALTPFNFVVLHHD, from the coding sequence ATGCAATATGCCGCGCCATCCCCCGCACTTTACTGGACCCTTGTCATCGCTTTGGTGTCGCTCACAGCTTGCCGGCCAGCCGAATCACCTACCCTGGCTGAACCTACAGACTGGCACAACGAAGTCATTTACCACGTGATGCCCCGGAGCTTCTATGATTCCAACGGCGATCGACACGGCGACCTTAACGGCTTTGTAGAGAAGCTCGACTACCTCCAAGAGCTGGGCGTAACCACCATTTTGTTTACCCCGCTTTACGCTTCCGAATTCTACCACAACTACTTCCCCACCGATTACGAGGAAATAGACCCGGAATTTGGCACCAAAGACGACTACTTAAACTTCGTGCGCGCGGTGCACAAAAAAGGCATGAAGTTTTTGATGGATATGGAAACCCAGTACGCCCCGAGCGGGCATCCCTGGTTTGATGAATCATTCAATAACCCGGACTCTCCGAACAGTGATTTCATTTACTACACCGACTCCCTGAACGCTGACCCCGCGCAACTTTTTATGCCCCTGGGCACCCCGTTGCATACCTTCCGCCGCTGGCCGGATGGCGAGCATCATATCGCACATCTTGACCTTAATCACCCGCGCGTCAGGCAATGGATGCACAACTATTACCTGTACTGGGTTGATCCAAATGGCGATGGTAATTTTGACGACGGCGTAGACGGCTTCCGGATCGATCACATCATGGATGACCTGGATTACAAAGGCATCATCACCAATATGTATGTCGATTTTTGGCAGCCTATATTTGAAGCTTGCAGGGCAATTAATCCCAACCTGTTTATTGTTGGAGAGCAATCAAACTGGGAAGATTTTGGCGATGAAATGATCAGCGCAAGCGGTGCAGATGCATCCTTCAATTTTCAGCTCAGGTTTGCGCTTACAGGCGCAGATGGCATTCACGACATGTACAGCAACGCAAATCAATCAGGCATCACAATAGATCCAGACCGGGTCCACAGTATTGTGCTGGAAAGCCAGGAGAAGTTCACAGGCACAGGGTACGCGGTCAATTTTGTGGAGAACCACGATACCTACCGGTGGGCCAGCATGGTTGAAGAAAACGAAGGCATGGTTCGACTTGGCGCTCCGCTGACTCTTTTGATGCCTGGCATTCCATCCATATTTTATGCCCAGGAGCTTGGCGTACCAGGCAAAATCCTGCATCACATCAAGTTCGATGCTGACTACCTCCCCATTCGAGATGCTTTCCCCTGGACTACCGATCCAGACACCCCTGGCACCGCTGCATTCCATAAAGACACGGGGGAATGGTGGGATGTGTCGTATCACAATACCGAGGCGATCCATAGCCTGGCGTTATCCGCGCAGCAAGAGGATCCCAACTCGGTGTGGCACCTGTACCGCTCGTTGATAGCGCTGCGCAAAGCAGAGCCGGCTTTCCGGCAGGGTGAGTACGTTCCCGTTGCGCTTGAAAACAAAAACCTGCTTGCTTTCAAACGCGTCCATGCAACAGGCGAGTTCATGGTGCTCATAAATTTATCTGATGAACCCCAGCCCACAACTGAATTCGACTTTGCAGGATGGTCCTCAGTTTTGGGCAGCATTGATGATACAGCATTAACACCATTTAATTTTGTGGTTTTGCATCATGACTAG